In one window of Saprospiraceae bacterium DNA:
- a CDS encoding amidohydrolase family protein, producing MRNLIYISFTLVFSFFVLSLNAQPAPAPVQREAIAVTGAKIHVGDGKFIENGILIFENSKFVYVGEDAGKIKGIARVIDVKGSHVYPGFISMACNLGLAEIEQVKATLDYRELGNYNTNIRSLTSYNTDSKVIPTVRSNGVLMAQVAPQGGVISGQSSVFQLDAWNWEDAVYAADEGIFLNWPNPGAVGRRNAPDANAESSYQKETHQLRQYFQTAKAYAHELNPSEKHLAYDAMRDLWRNKKTLYIRVSQPKAMIHAVLFAKEFGLDPVLVGAQGAQHVLSFLKEHKVRIVLAQTHRLPVYTDDAVDSPFRLPAILQEAGILFCLSMDGFWEQRNLAFQAGHCLGYGLKYEAAVASISSNPAKILGIDKTCGTLETGKDATFVISNGDAFDMRSQNITHAFIQGRELNLDDRQKELYRRFGGKP from the coding sequence ATGAGAAATTTAATTTATATAAGTTTTACTTTGGTATTTTCCTTTTTTGTTCTAAGCCTGAATGCCCAACCTGCTCCTGCGCCCGTGCAACGCGAGGCCATTGCAGTGACCGGAGCGAAGATCCACGTAGGTGATGGAAAGTTCATCGAAAACGGAATTTTAATTTTTGAAAATTCAAAATTCGTTTACGTAGGAGAGGATGCAGGAAAAATCAAGGGAATCGCACGAGTTATCGATGTGAAGGGTAGCCATGTTTATCCGGGATTTATTTCCATGGCCTGCAATCTGGGCCTTGCAGAAATCGAACAGGTCAAGGCTACATTGGATTACCGCGAATTGGGAAATTACAATACGAACATCCGTTCGTTAACTTCGTACAATACAGACAGTAAGGTAATTCCTACGGTGCGCAGCAATGGAGTGTTGATGGCTCAGGTAGCGCCGCAGGGTGGTGTTATTTCAGGGCAGTCTTCGGTATTTCAATTGGATGCATGGAACTGGGAGGATGCCGTGTATGCAGCCGATGAAGGAATTTTCTTGAACTGGCCGAATCCGGGGGCCGTTGGCCGCAGAAATGCTCCGGACGCAAATGCTGAATCTTCCTATCAAAAAGAGACCCATCAGTTGCGCCAATATTTTCAAACTGCGAAGGCCTATGCACACGAACTCAATCCATCAGAAAAACATCTGGCATATGATGCCATGCGCGATTTGTGGAGGAACAAAAAAACACTTTACATCCGCGTGTCACAACCGAAAGCCATGATCCATGCCGTATTGTTTGCCAAAGAATTTGGTCTGGATCCCGTTTTAGTCGGGGCTCAGGGTGCGCAACATGTATTGAGTTTTTTAAAAGAGCATAAGGTTCGCATTGTGTTGGCTCAGACACACCGACTCCCGGTTTATACCGATGATGCTGTTGACAGCCCATTCAGACTTCCGGCAATCTTGCAGGAAGCCGGAATTTTATTTTGTCTGAGTATGGATGGATTCTGGGAGCAACGGAATCTTGCTTTTCAGGCAGGACATTGTCTTGGTTATGGATTGAAATACGAAGCTGCAGTTGCTTCGATAAGTTCAAATCCAGCAAAAATATTGGGAATTGACAAAACCTGTGGGACTCTGGAAACGGGTAAAGATGCAACGTTTGTTATAAGCAACGGTGATGCTTTCGATATGCGCAGTCAGAACATCACACATGCTTTCATTCAAGGCAGGGAACTCAATCTGGATGACCGGCAAAAGGAGTTGTACAGGAGGTTTGGCGGGAAACCCTAG
- a CDS encoding T9SS type A sorting domain-containing protein: MKRTLLLLLFIIGLSTTYSQVISHQFNYRVSPDQDAHYPLFNPGRGNRVALKFDISRIPQGAEIKAAQLNVHVLYSEVNWDGDVIFYNLNNQSWDETQPADSLELSFRSDSTHQDSLFGMMQLGWHNSIDLSQIVLRDYTQKNQYCTIFMVDPDDQDSLFTAGTPLFDHDTLVCGEEMADGKMVFWSSESPDTSFRPYLAIRYCFHTDTQFSLSACDSISLNGETFYTSGQYQQVIPNSSGCDSTLTIDLTINHSSSSDLKLSGCDSIEVNGFKYFRSGNYKQIFVNHVGCDSVLNLQLTVHPSYLSQLLLSDCDSVIVNGVSYTTSGIYSQDFKSIYGCDSILEIKVVINPTTFGTITRTACDSIFINGELFDQSGIFTQVLKNSNNCDSILTINLTINHSNSELLEIEDCDSIVVNGVSFFRSGNYRQTLKNKDGCDSSLLLKLTIHKSAIDSFEYTACNGLVLNGVTYDSSGYYTQHLQTIHGCDSTLLLYITINQSTSNAISLTECDSAIINNQKYDSSGVYTQLLTNAAGCDSLLFINLTVHYSNSEVIEISDCDSVVVNGTAYYQSGIYTQSLSNTDGCDSLLIIDAMVFIADTSILVNGNKLISLDSSSLYQWVDCDNNFAPIPGDTNIIFTATKSGNYAVVLFQGGCADTSACYPVMVVATDDQNKSEMIKVYPNPTQDILILKLEKSQPNLMVRCMSISGQLQFAFQLNSEVNQKLDVSMLQPGIYILEISNHQMQNRIRFFKN, encoded by the coding sequence ATGAAAAGAACACTACTGCTTTTATTATTTATTATCGGTCTTTCAACCACTTATTCACAGGTGATCTCCCATCAATTCAATTACCGGGTGAGCCCTGACCAGGATGCACATTATCCATTATTTAATCCGGGGCGGGGAAATCGCGTTGCATTAAAATTTGATATTTCGAGAATTCCTCAGGGTGCTGAAATCAAAGCTGCGCAATTGAATGTTCATGTGCTTTATTCAGAAGTCAACTGGGATGGAGATGTCATTTTTTACAATTTGAACAATCAAAGCTGGGATGAAACTCAGCCAGCTGATTCATTGGAATTGTCCTTCCGGTCAGACTCCACCCATCAGGATAGTCTGTTCGGTATGATGCAATTGGGATGGCACAACTCCATCGATCTTTCGCAGATAGTTCTGAGGGACTATACTCAGAAAAATCAATATTGCACTATATTCATGGTTGATCCCGATGATCAGGATAGCCTCTTTACAGCCGGTACCCCACTTTTTGATCACGATACTTTGGTGTGTGGCGAAGAAATGGCAGATGGCAAAATGGTCTTTTGGTCATCCGAAAGTCCGGACACCAGCTTCAGACCTTATCTTGCGATCAGATATTGCTTTCATACAGATACTCAATTCAGTTTATCGGCCTGCGACAGCATTTCGCTCAATGGAGAAACCTTTTATACTTCCGGACAATACCAGCAAGTCATTCCAAATTCCTCGGGTTGCGATTCCACACTTACCATTGATCTTACGATAAATCACAGCAGTTCTTCAGACCTGAAACTGAGCGGATGCGACAGCATTGAAGTGAATGGTTTCAAATATTTTCGTTCCGGAAATTATAAACAAATTTTCGTCAATCATGTAGGTTGCGATTCGGTTTTGAATCTGCAACTGACTGTCCATCCCAGTTATTTGAGTCAGTTGTTATTAAGCGATTGTGATAGCGTCATTGTAAATGGGGTTTCCTATACCACATCCGGCATTTATTCGCAAGACTTTAAAAGCATTTATGGCTGCGATTCGATTCTTGAAATTAAAGTTGTCATCAACCCAACGACGTTTGGAACGATAACCAGAACAGCTTGTGACAGTATTTTTATCAATGGCGAACTCTTTGACCAGTCCGGTATATTTACCCAGGTTTTGAAAAATTCCAATAATTGCGATTCCATACTTACTATAAATCTGACTATCAACCACAGCAATAGTGAATTACTGGAAATCGAAGATTGCGACAGCATTGTTGTCAATGGTGTAAGCTTTTTCAGATCGGGAAATTACCGGCAGACTTTGAAAAATAAAGATGGTTGTGATTCGTCGCTGCTTTTAAAACTCACCATACACAAAAGTGCGATCGATAGTTTTGAATATACGGCATGTAACGGGCTGGTCCTTAATGGAGTTACTTATGACTCCAGTGGATATTATACGCAACATTTGCAGACTATTCATGGATGTGATTCAACCCTGTTGCTATACATCACCATCAATCAAAGTACTAGCAATGCAATCAGTTTAACAGAATGCGATAGTGCCATTATCAATAACCAGAAATACGATTCCAGTGGTGTTTATACACAGTTGCTAACCAACGCGGCAGGATGCGATTCTTTATTGTTTATTAATCTCACGGTCCATTACAGCAATTCTGAAGTTATTGAGATTTCCGATTGTGATAGTGTTGTTGTGAACGGAACAGCTTATTACCAGTCTGGAATTTATACACAATCCCTAAGCAATACAGATGGTTGTGATTCTTTACTGATCATCGATGCGATGGTATTCATAGCCGATACTTCCATTCTTGTGAATGGCAATAAGCTGATCAGTCTGGACAGCAGTTCTTTATATCAATGGGTGGATTGCGACAATAATTTTGCTCCCATTCCCGGCGATACCAATATCATTTTCACAGCAACTAAATCAGGGAATTATGCGGTGGTCCTGTTTCAGGGGGGCTGCGCCGATACATCAGCTTGTTATCCGGTAATGGTCGTGGCCACAGATGATCAGAACAAGAGCGAAATGATCAAAGTGTATCCTAATCCAACTCAGGATATTTTGATTCTGAAACTTGAAAAATCTCAACCAAATCTTATGGTACGATGCATGAGCATTTCCGGTCAACTTCAGTTTGCATTTCAATTGAATTCCGAAGTGAATCAAAAGCTGGATGTATCCATGTTGCAACCGGGGATTTATATTCTTGAGATTTCAAATCATCAAATGCAGAATAGAATCAGGTTCTTTAAAAATTAA
- a CDS encoding glycosyltransferase gives MRNPRAFRMENQIRSLHPNRDYLVISSKCEKGEVKDEKNIYRIGFKRNQKSPLRQQLKRYSLLRFFHKFIWPDDKVFFALLSLVYYILFLRKRDDHIYTVSHPFSIHLVGYYLKKIHKQVWTADIGDLFYLPHQKAHPFKKWNPHFEQKVLSTCDHIRVNANSMRNYFAEKYHLDYAKFEVLPNGNRLDFSTLKRPTSGTLQLTFIGNTYEGIRDGLAEIDLFINLYTQFPEMQFNLQLLGMMYSPLLQKIRPHSSWIQTGICDSDEKLLAAYSTTHILLNFANKNYPGIPSKLDEYVASGIPVIHFCWEANDPGSIYLQEQKHPYLEFVIMKSAIVELERFLKSISV, from the coding sequence ATGAGAAACCCGAGGGCATTTAGAATGGAAAACCAGATTCGCTCTCTGCATCCGAATCGGGATTACCTGGTCATTTCATCAAAGTGTGAAAAGGGGGAAGTTAAAGATGAAAAAAACATATACCGGATTGGATTCAAAAGAAACCAAAAGAGTCCCTTACGCCAGCAACTCAAAAGATATTCCCTCCTGCGATTTTTTCACAAATTCATCTGGCCCGATGATAAAGTATTCTTCGCCCTCTTGAGTTTAGTCTATTACATACTCTTCCTTCGCAAACGCGATGACCATATTTATACGGTATCACATCCCTTCAGCATACACCTCGTTGGATACTACCTCAAAAAAATTCACAAACAGGTTTGGACTGCCGACATAGGGGATCTTTTTTATCTTCCACATCAAAAAGCCCATCCTTTCAAAAAATGGAATCCGCATTTTGAACAAAAAGTACTTTCCACTTGTGACCACATTCGTGTCAATGCGAATTCGATGCGGAATTATTTTGCGGAGAAATACCATCTGGACTACGCTAAATTTGAGGTACTTCCCAATGGCAACCGGCTCGATTTTTCAACATTGAAACGGCCAACTTCCGGTACCTTACAATTGACCTTTATTGGTAATACCTATGAAGGAATACGCGATGGACTTGCAGAAATAGATCTTTTCATAAATTTATACACTCAATTTCCAGAGATGCAATTTAACTTACAATTGTTAGGTATGATGTATTCCCCCTTATTGCAAAAAATACGCCCGCACTCATCCTGGATTCAAACGGGAATTTGCGATTCGGATGAAAAACTGTTAGCGGCTTATTCCACTACGCATATTTTATTAAATTTTGCAAATAAAAATTATCCGGGCATTCCCAGCAAACTCGATGAATACGTAGCCAGCGGAATTCCCGTCATCCATTTCTGCTGGGAAGCCAATGATCCCGGAAGTATTTATTTGCAGGAGCAAAAGCATCCTTATTTGGAGTTTGTAATTATGAAATCTGCGATAGTTGAATTAGAAAGATTTTTAAAGAGTATTTCTGTTTAA
- a CDS encoding AI-2E family transporter — protein MGSVDLQGIKRACMQKIPNSIIRQGFHLILILLLGSLIFWQLHLFVPAFLGSYTLYILLRKPYIFLISRWNLPKGLAAMTLMILSLLVIVIPLNTLIRMLSSRILPQIKDANSIWTSVEQFIHELEIKYNIAILTKEHVGSIGDFILKESSNVLSATFNSIGLIAIMYFVLFFLLTGGAKMEHVFTSWLPLKIKNLNYFREHLNSLVYSNAIGIPLVSLFQSLVAFIGYWIAGIDEPFLWFVVTFFASFIPFLGAMVVYIPLSIMLIHIGQNNYGIFLLLYGFVIVGSVDNLFRLAIQKRIGDTHPLITIFGVIAGLKLFGFIGLIFGPIIISLFILLVDVYLKEYGEYSADD, from the coding sequence ATGGGCTCCGTAGATTTACAGGGAATTAAGAGAGCTTGTATGCAAAAAATTCCAAACAGTATCATCAGGCAAGGTTTTCATTTAATTCTGATCCTTTTGTTGGGAAGCCTGATCTTCTGGCAGTTGCATCTTTTTGTACCTGCTTTCTTGGGTTCTTATACCTTGTATATTCTTCTTCGCAAACCTTATATTTTCCTGATCTCCCGATGGAATTTACCGAAAGGACTTGCAGCCATGACACTCATGATCCTAAGCCTTCTGGTGATTGTCATCCCCTTGAATACGCTCATTCGCATGCTGAGTTCGAGGATTCTGCCGCAGATCAAAGACGCCAATTCCATATGGACGTCTGTTGAACAATTTATTCACGAGCTGGAAATCAAATACAATATTGCGATTTTAACAAAAGAACATGTAGGCAGCATCGGCGATTTCATACTGAAGGAATCCAGCAATGTATTGTCCGCGACATTCAACAGCATTGGTTTGATTGCCATCATGTATTTTGTTTTGTTTTTTCTGCTCACCGGTGGTGCCAAAATGGAACATGTATTTACTTCCTGGTTACCACTGAAAATAAAAAATCTGAATTATTTCAGAGAGCATCTGAACAGTTTGGTGTATTCGAATGCTATAGGTATCCCATTGGTTTCTCTTTTTCAATCTCTGGTTGCATTTATTGGTTATTGGATTGCGGGCATCGATGAGCCTTTTTTGTGGTTTGTAGTGACCTTCTTTGCATCTTTTATTCCTTTTCTGGGGGCCATGGTTGTTTATATTCCATTGTCGATAATGCTGATACATATCGGGCAGAATAATTATGGGATCTTTCTTTTGCTTTATGGGTTTGTGATCGTCGGATCCGTTGATAATCTGTTTCGGCTGGCTATTCAAAAAAGAATCGGCGATACCCATCCATTAATCACGATATTTGGGGTGATAGCCGGATTAAAACTGTTTGGCTTCATCGGATTGATCTTTGGTCCCATCATCATCTCATTATTTATTTTGCTTGTCGATGTTTATCTTAAGGAATATGGTGAATACAGTGCCGATGATTAG
- a CDS encoding ester cyclase: protein MKKPKMLFLFVLLTSFLAVQAQDKNAVQAVNSYYTWFDQGKSHQFKRVLDKAFMGESSHAPAPMDMAAWMEWANAVKAAFPNMKHELQEIISEKGKAAVKGVFKGTNSGNFMEKLPTNVEVMLPFNAVFLFKGSKIISLSLTFDPRSLETQLYGGAENRDKKAKQAILDMAAAMDAGQTANLPNFCSADFTYSNPALLEPTNMTGFQELVSNRKKGFPDMKTEILSSMLTGTHIVSKGIWRATHTGVYNDLEPTGNKMEINFIVLDELDAKFKIKNRLVQYDVKTFENQLNAGVSDKMQQILKDMTAAADAGDADKFASYWAPTGINHFNGKDNTVEETKSRVKSLKKAFPDVTRTLDAITVCGNKIFIRGIMSGVNSGPLNGKPATNRYVNMIWMGEYHFNPMGKIEAAWTEVDYETLTKQLYPGKK, encoded by the coding sequence ATGAAAAAACCAAAGATGTTATTTTTATTTGTTCTATTGACTTCATTTCTGGCTGTTCAGGCACAGGATAAAAATGCAGTGCAGGCGGTCAATAGTTATTATACCTGGTTTGATCAGGGAAAATCCCACCAATTCAAACGAGTACTCGACAAAGCTTTTATGGGAGAAAGTTCGCATGCACCGGCACCTATGGATATGGCAGCCTGGATGGAATGGGCCAATGCTGTTAAAGCGGCTTTTCCTAACATGAAACATGAGCTTCAGGAAATTATTTCGGAAAAAGGCAAGGCAGCCGTGAAGGGTGTATTTAAAGGAACCAATTCCGGAAACTTTATGGAAAAACTTCCTACAAACGTGGAAGTCATGTTGCCATTTAATGCGGTATTTCTATTTAAAGGCAGTAAAATAATTTCACTGAGCCTCACTTTTGATCCGCGTTCCTTGGAGACGCAATTATATGGCGGTGCAGAAAACCGCGATAAAAAAGCAAAACAGGCAATATTGGATATGGCTGCAGCGATGGATGCCGGTCAGACTGCCAATCTGCCGAATTTTTGCAGTGCCGACTTTACATACAGCAATCCCGCTTTGCTGGAACCTACCAACATGACAGGCTTTCAAGAACTGGTATCAAACAGAAAAAAGGGTTTCCCGGATATGAAAACCGAAATCCTTTCTTCAATGCTCACCGGAACTCACATTGTCAGCAAAGGCATTTGGAGAGCAACCCATACCGGAGTCTACAATGATCTGGAACCTACCGGCAACAAAATGGAAATTAATTTTATTGTGTTGGATGAGTTGGATGCCAAGTTTAAAATCAAAAACCGACTCGTGCAATACGATGTTAAAACATTCGAAAATCAATTGAACGCCGGAGTTTCTGACAAAATGCAACAAATCCTGAAAGACATGACCGCCGCAGCTGATGCAGGCGATGCTGATAAATTTGCCAGCTATTGGGCACCAACCGGTATCAATCATTTCAATGGAAAAGACAATACTGTTGAAGAGACCAAATCCAGAGTCAAGTCATTGAAAAAAGCTTTTCCCGACGTTACAAGAACCCTCGATGCCATAACTGTATGCGGTAATAAAATATTTATAAGGGGAATCATGTCCGGTGTAAATTCCGGACCCCTAAACGGGAAACCAGCAACCAACCGTTATGTCAACATGATTTGGATGGGTGAATACCATTTTAATCCTATGGGTAAAATAGAAGCAGCCTGGACAGAAGTGGATTATGAAACACTGACCAAACAACTTTATCCTGGGAAAAAATAA
- a CDS encoding amidohydrolase family protein: MISYKNILTLAAVMSAVCCCEAQLTFPVNGLRYPDNHQILIRNAVIHQDSGLVQHHAQLLIRNGKIVSIGKQIQATDSVVVIDMEGKHIYPAFIEPLCSIGMPEQKRNASENNYVSNRNGSFSWNESLRCDVDAAALLKNPEDMAAKFRQAGYALAQTHQADGISRGKACVIQLRPGEENEIILKNSSAHIMSFQKGSSNQFYPGSLMGIIALLRQTYLDGKYYEKAIKPHEVNLSYEHWNALQTLPQFFVAGNPLNALRASKIAKEFNSPYILVGDGREYQQIEELKNTGMKFVVPVNFPAVFEFDDPFDALQIDLSDLKHWELAPSNPAILARNKIPFVFTGEGLQDLKDLLTNVRKSVKRGLSENMAIHALTAGPAEYLQIQDKAGTLHTGKLAGFIVTDGDLFDDKTKILETWVSGRRFQHQQVIQKQAFDGEYKFQLDTSTIQLKIFTADHKTQLRLISDDSTKMSLSAKIEQSYLNGMLNRNHPGGVILLSAWNISENKWSGRAQLENGIWQEFEMIKTGSVRDTQENRNSGKKNMNDSLGTVTFPFTAFGWNERPKAENILIKNVTVWTNEKEGILNNHDVHFESGKIRALGSNLKVPGAIIIDGSGKHLTSGIIDEHSHIAIQGGVNECSHSVTAEVRIGDVVNSEDINIYRQLSGGVTTAQLLHGSCNPVGGQSALIKMRWGYAPDQMKFEHADPFIKFALGENVKRSGGNTSNRFPDTRMGVEQTYVDAFQRARQYDLAIKANPNTTRRDLQLETLAEILNKKRFITCHSYVQSEINMMMKVAEQFGFTLNTFTHILEGYKVADIMRRHGAGAAGFADWWAYKYEVYEAIPYNGAILHQRGVTTAFNSDDAEMARRLNQEAAKAVKYGNVPEEEALKFVTLNPAKLLHIDHRVGSIKPGKDADLVLWSDHPLSVQSKADMTFVDGIRFYDRNKDVTLQQVVAAERNRLIQKMIKAKSEGERSQKFSSRRRRMYHCDSEGMDDYEMEHVD, encoded by the coding sequence ATGATATCTTACAAAAACATTCTTACACTAGCTGCAGTAATGAGTGCGGTCTGTTGCTGCGAGGCACAACTTACTTTTCCGGTAAACGGATTGCGGTATCCGGATAACCACCAAATCCTTATTCGCAATGCTGTGATTCATCAGGATAGCGGACTCGTCCAACACCATGCGCAATTGCTGATCAGGAATGGAAAAATTGTCAGCATTGGCAAGCAGATTCAAGCTACGGATTCCGTGGTAGTGATTGATATGGAGGGCAAACACATTTATCCGGCTTTTATTGAACCGTTATGTTCCATTGGAATGCCTGAGCAAAAAAGGAATGCATCGGAAAACAACTACGTGAGCAACAGGAATGGTAGTTTTTCCTGGAACGAATCGCTGCGTTGTGATGTTGACGCCGCCGCTCTATTGAAAAATCCCGAAGATATGGCGGCCAAATTCCGTCAAGCCGGTTATGCACTTGCTCAGACTCATCAGGCTGATGGAATCTCCAGAGGAAAAGCCTGTGTGATCCAACTGCGTCCGGGAGAGGAAAACGAAATTATTCTGAAAAATTCATCTGCCCATATAATGAGCTTTCAAAAAGGAAGTTCAAATCAATTTTATCCGGGTTCGTTGATGGGTATCATCGCCTTGTTGCGCCAAACCTATCTCGATGGAAAATATTACGAAAAAGCCATCAAACCGCATGAAGTCAATTTGTCTTACGAACACTGGAATGCGCTACAAACCCTCCCACAATTTTTTGTAGCCGGAAATCCCTTGAATGCATTGCGTGCTTCGAAAATTGCAAAAGAATTCAATTCTCCATATATACTCGTTGGAGACGGAAGAGAATACCAGCAAATTGAAGAGCTTAAAAACACAGGAATGAAATTTGTGGTCCCGGTAAATTTTCCAGCTGTATTTGAATTCGACGATCCTTTTGATGCATTGCAAATCGATCTTTCCGATTTAAAACATTGGGAACTTGCGCCTTCCAATCCTGCCATCCTCGCCAGAAATAAAATTCCGTTTGTTTTTACCGGTGAAGGGCTACAGGACCTTAAAGACTTACTAACAAACGTTCGTAAGTCAGTAAAAAGAGGGCTTTCAGAAAACATGGCAATCCATGCACTGACAGCAGGTCCCGCAGAGTATTTACAGATTCAGGACAAAGCAGGTACTCTTCATACAGGTAAGCTTGCGGGATTCATTGTAACAGATGGCGACCTGTTTGACGATAAGACTAAAATACTGGAAACCTGGGTTTCGGGCAGAAGATTTCAACATCAGCAGGTGATTCAAAAACAAGCCTTCGATGGTGAATATAAATTTCAACTGGATACTTCTACGATTCAACTAAAAATTTTTACGGCTGATCATAAAACTCAGCTCAGACTTATTTCCGATGACAGTACCAAAATGAGTTTGTCGGCGAAAATTGAACAATCCTATCTTAATGGGATGCTGAACAGGAATCATCCCGGGGGTGTAATCTTGTTGTCTGCGTGGAACATTTCCGAAAACAAATGGTCTGGTAGAGCCCAACTGGAGAATGGCATCTGGCAGGAATTTGAAATGATTAAAACAGGTTCTGTACGGGATACCCAGGAAAACAGAAACTCCGGCAAAAAAAATATGAACGACAGTTTAGGCACGGTTACATTTCCATTTACTGCGTTTGGATGGAATGAACGGCCAAAAGCTGAGAACATTTTGATTAAAAATGTCACTGTTTGGACCAATGAAAAGGAGGGTATTCTGAACAACCACGATGTGCATTTTGAATCAGGAAAAATCCGCGCTCTGGGCTCCAATCTGAAGGTTCCCGGTGCAATAATCATTGATGGATCTGGTAAACATCTCACGTCGGGTATCATTGACGAACATTCGCATATTGCCATACAAGGAGGGGTGAACGAGTGTTCGCATTCCGTTACGGCAGAAGTCAGAATTGGCGATGTAGTCAATAGTGAAGACATCAATATTTACAGACAATTGTCAGGAGGAGTGACTACAGCCCAATTACTGCATGGATCCTGCAATCCGGTAGGTGGCCAAAGTGCTTTAATTAAAATGAGATGGGGCTATGCACCGGATCAGATGAAATTCGAGCATGCAGATCCTTTCATCAAATTTGCATTGGGTGAAAATGTAAAGAGGAGTGGAGGCAACACGAGCAACAGATTTCCGGATACCCGGATGGGCGTAGAGCAAACTTACGTAGATGCATTTCAACGAGCCAGGCAATACGACCTTGCAATAAAAGCCAATCCGAATACCACCCGGCGCGATTTGCAACTCGAGACGCTGGCCGAAATCCTGAATAAAAAAAGATTTATTACTTGTCACTCCTATGTGCAATCTGAAATCAATATGATGATGAAAGTTGCCGAACAATTTGGTTTCACATTAAACACGTTTACCCATATTCTTGAAGGTTATAAAGTGGCCGATATCATGCGCAGGCACGGAGCGGGTGCAGCGGGATTTGCAGACTGGTGGGCTTACAAATACGAAGTATATGAAGCCATACCCTATAACGGCGCAATTCTACATCAACGCGGGGTGACTACCGCATTCAATTCGGATGATGCAGAGATGGCTCGAAGGCTGAATCAGGAAGCAGCTAAAGCGGTGAAGTATGGAAACGTTCCCGAAGAGGAAGCGCTCAAGTTTGTGACCCTGAATCCAGCCAAACTTTTGCACATCGATCACCGGGTCGGCAGCATCAAACCAGGAAAAGATGCAGATCTGGTACTTTGGTCTGATCACCCTTTGTCAGTCCAATCAAAAGCCGATATGACCTTTGTGGATGGCATCCGTTTTTACGACAGGAATAAGGATGTTACTCTGCAACAAGTGGTGGCAGCAGAACGAAATCGGCTGATCCAAAAAATGATCAAAGCGAAGTCGGAAGGCGAAAGGTCGCAGAAGTTTAGTTCCCGCAGACGCAGGATGTACCATTGTGATTCAGAAGGCATGGATGATTACGAAATGGAACATGTTGATTAA